In Alkalihalobacterium alkalinitrilicum, a genomic segment contains:
- a CDS encoding GNAT family N-acetyltransferase gives MNKDKCVEIRKATSNDLNAIADAHMKVFDSYFLTSLGSKLVKKYYGEYLSNSNTVFFIAIKGNSVVGFVLGTIDLDQTMKYFYKKNFFSILKKISIESIKGNTNIIKGVKERFSAINEALAAILKKDTNDQHRELKVRLMSIGTLSEYRGTNVSSNLVKAFDNELLKRGKQDYCLAFKKDNHRARAFYVKMGFEKNYYKKDLEVMQKRIM, from the coding sequence ATGAATAAAGATAAATGTGTTGAAATCAGAAAAGCAACAAGTAATGATTTAAATGCTATTGCAGACGCACATATGAAAGTGTTTGATAGTTATTTTTTAACTAGCCTTGGTAGTAAATTGGTTAAGAAGTATTATGGTGAATACTTATCGAATAGTAATACCGTTTTTTTTATTGCAATAAAAGGTAATTCTGTAGTTGGATTTGTTTTAGGAACTATTGACTTAGATCAGACAATGAAATATTTCTACAAAAAGAATTTTTTTAGTATATTAAAAAAAATCTCGATTGAATCAATAAAAGGAAATACAAATATAATTAAAGGAGTTAAAGAACGTTTTTCGGCAATTAATGAAGCATTAGCCGCTATTCTAAAAAAAGATACGAATGATCAGCACCGAGAACTAAAAGTTAGGCTTATGTCAATTGGGACTTTATCTGAATATAGAGGGACTAACGTTTCTAGTAATCTAGTAAAAGCATTTGATAATGAATTATTAAAAAGAGGTAAACAAGATTATTGTTTGGCCTTTAAGAAAGATAATCACAGGGCTAGAGCCTTTTATGTGAAAATGGGATTTGAGAAGAATTATTATAAGAAAGACCTAGAAGTAATGCAAAAACGTATAATGTGA
- a CDS encoding glycosyltransferase, whose protein sequence is MKVLKVSCEGLGNGGVQNVIMNICRNIPDAKFDIILFTSERRHYDNEFEMLGGKIFRINKYEGSSRFIKKIDSYYKFIRIFTNTYKIVKKNGPYDVIHCHNELESGICNLAAYFAGIKIRIAHAHTADDKYLKSNVIKYILKKGLQSLMNLTSNIKISCTKKALVNLFGKRYYEDDNSFIIPNPIDTKWFKKTNDKSIREKGINIIHIGRYCQNKNQMLLVNILPLIANSYPNIRLQLIGSGDEHKEQLQNKAESLGVTSRVEFLPADSNVKEVLENASIFVFPSITEGFGIAALEAQAMEVPCLVSDTVPKEVDCGLCEFLPLSESREVWAQEVVNILRNNYRMKLNWDKLHSLDIECYTQKIKSIYGG, encoded by the coding sequence ATGAAAGTCCTTAAGGTTTCCTGTGAAGGGTTGGGAAACGGTGGCGTACAAAATGTAATAATGAATATATGCAGAAATATACCAGATGCTAAGTTCGATATAATATTGTTTACTTCTGAAAGAAGGCATTACGATAATGAATTTGAAATGCTTGGAGGTAAGATATTTAGAATTAATAAATATGAAGGTTCTAGTAGATTTATTAAAAAAATAGATTCCTATTATAAATTCATTAGAATTTTTACTAATACGTATAAAATAGTTAAGAAAAATGGTCCATATGATGTAATACATTGTCATAATGAATTAGAAAGTGGTATTTGTAATTTGGCTGCCTATTTTGCTGGAATTAAAATCAGGATTGCACATGCTCATACAGCTGACGATAAATACTTAAAAAGTAATGTTATAAAGTATATCCTTAAGAAAGGTTTACAAAGCTTAATGAACCTTACAAGTAATATTAAAATTAGTTGTACTAAAAAAGCTTTAGTCAACCTTTTTGGAAAAAGATACTATGAAGATGATAATTCCTTTATTATTCCTAATCCAATTGATACAAAATGGTTCAAGAAAACAAATGATAAATCTATTCGGGAAAAAGGAATTAATATTATTCATATTGGGAGATATTGCCAAAATAAAAATCAAATGCTACTAGTTAATATTTTACCACTAATTGCAAACTCCTACCCTAATATAAGATTGCAACTTATTGGTTCTGGCGATGAGCATAAGGAACAGCTTCAGAATAAAGCAGAATCGTTGGGGGTAACATCTAGAGTGGAATTTTTGCCAGCAGATTCTAATGTTAAAGAAGTACTTGAAAATGCAAGTATATTTGTTTTCCCTTCTATTACAGAAGGTTTTGGTATTGCAGCACTTGAAGCTCAAGCTATGGAGGTCCCATGTTTGGTTTCTGATACAGTTCCTAAAGAGGTAGATTGTGGATTGTGTGAATTTTTACCCCTTTCAGAATCAAGAGAAGTTTGGGCGCAGGAAGTAGTTAATATTCTTAGAAATAACTACAGAATGAAGTTAAATTGGGATAAGCTGCATTCATTAGATATTGAATGTTATACCCAAAAAATAAAATCTATCTATGGAGGTTAA
- a CDS encoding glycosyltransferase family 4 protein yields MKKVFFVMNTMRAGGAERVVSLLANNLVVKGQDVSIIVTSNDNSFYKLNNKINYCKLGCCSKDLNLFNKLKTNFLEILKLIRVLKREKPDVVITFIRNIPTIIACKVAGIKVIVSERNNPIYDPPNKVWRFLRRIIYPFANGFVFQTDAVKGYFDLNIQKKSVVIPNPVNEELPICNNNKKRKVIVSVGRLSKQKDHATLIKAFGIVRKTFTDYELIIYGEGNLREDLLEMIENLGLKDSVFLPGNAKNLYSEICDASVFVLSSKYEGFPNALIEAMALGLPVISTKCNYGPSEIIKNGENGFLVEVGDYEELAKKINYVIKNKSISEKIGNNAYAIRDKLSTEKIIKKWIDYINLVK; encoded by the coding sequence GTGAAAAAAGTTTTTTTTGTAATGAACACAATGAGAGCTGGAGGCGCTGAACGGGTTGTCTCCCTTCTTGCTAATAATCTAGTGGTAAAAGGTCAGGATGTTTCAATAATTGTTACTTCCAATGATAACTCGTTTTATAAATTAAATAATAAGATAAACTATTGCAAACTAGGCTGTTGTTCAAAGGATTTAAATTTATTTAATAAGTTAAAAACTAACTTTTTAGAAATATTAAAGCTCATTCGAGTTTTAAAGAGAGAAAAGCCAGATGTTGTAATAACTTTCATAAGGAACATTCCTACTATAATAGCCTGTAAAGTTGCAGGTATAAAAGTGATAGTTTCAGAAAGGAATAATCCTATTTATGATCCTCCAAATAAAGTGTGGAGGTTTTTGAGGAGAATTATCTATCCTTTTGCAAATGGTTTTGTATTTCAAACGGATGCAGTTAAAGGTTATTTCGATCTGAATATACAGAAAAAAAGTGTTGTTATCCCCAATCCTGTAAATGAAGAACTACCTATTTGCAATAATAATAAGAAAAGGAAGGTAATTGTAAGTGTAGGTCGCCTTTCAAAACAAAAGGATCATGCAACACTTATTAAAGCATTTGGTATTGTGAGGAAAACTTTCACAGATTATGAACTTATTATTTATGGTGAGGGTAACCTACGAGAAGATTTATTAGAAATGATCGAAAATTTAGGGCTAAAAGATAGTGTTTTTTTACCTGGAAATGCAAAAAACTTATATAGTGAAATCTGTGATGCATCTGTCTTTGTACTTTCATCAAAATATGAAGGCTTTCCTAATGCATTAATTGAAGCAATGGCTCTAGGTCTACCTGTAATTTCAACCAAGTGTAATTATGGCCCTTCAGAAATTATAAAAAACGGTGAAAACGGTTTTTTAGTAGAAGTTGGAGACTATGAAGAGCTAGCTAAAAAAATTAATTATGTTATTAAAAATAAATCAATATCAGAAAAAATTGGAAATAATGCTTATGCAATTAGAGATAAACTAAGCACTGAAAAAATCATTAAAAAGTGGATTGATTATATTAATTTAGTTAAATGA
- a CDS encoding polysaccharide pyruvyl transferase family protein: MWNHVKLIQELKSILPFGLKLLIIRILVAAQYIFYAIFPQKVEAVDQSKRKIYVLLSTDYSNLGDHAMTYAHIKLLKENYPEAQIIEVLVSDTLKKIKDLQSIIGPEDVLTLKGGGNIGLEYFREELYRRILIKKFNKNKIILFPQTVYFPDTNKGKREFKNTMTIFNSHPQFYTFIRDKISFDLVKKYLGERVFLIPDIAMSLGDLEIKMERKGATICLRDDKEGVYTKKQKEMIISSTKKHYEKINITDTITNYPISIEQRENELYKIWNLFSASELIITDRLHGMIFAAITSTPCVVFGTYNHKLIGQYKWLEHLDYIRFTKCDESEINTAIKELQDIKNVHFNIDSKYYKKITELI; encoded by the coding sequence ATGTGGAATCATGTTAAATTAATTCAGGAGTTAAAATCTATTTTACCTTTTGGATTGAAATTGTTAATCATAAGAATTTTGGTTGCAGCGCAGTACATTTTTTATGCAATTTTTCCACAAAAAGTTGAAGCTGTTGATCAAAGTAAAAGGAAAATTTATGTATTATTAAGTACCGATTACTCAAACTTAGGCGATCATGCAATGACTTATGCACACATAAAGTTACTGAAAGAAAATTATCCAGAAGCTCAAATTATTGAAGTTTTAGTAAGTGATACATTGAAGAAGATTAAAGATCTGCAATCAATAATAGGTCCAGAAGATGTATTAACATTGAAAGGTGGAGGGAATATTGGACTTGAATATTTCCGGGAAGAACTATATAGAAGAATATTAATTAAAAAATTTAATAAAAATAAAATCATTTTATTCCCACAAACAGTATATTTCCCTGATACAAACAAGGGAAAACGTGAATTTAAAAATACAATGACGATTTTTAATAGTCATCCACAGTTTTATACGTTTATTCGGGATAAAATATCATTTGATTTAGTCAAGAAATATTTAGGGGAAAGAGTTTTCTTAATACCTGATATAGCAATGTCTCTGGGTGATTTAGAAATAAAAATGGAGCGAAAAGGTGCTACTATATGTCTAAGGGATGATAAAGAAGGGGTGTATACAAAAAAACAAAAAGAGATGATTATTTCAAGTACCAAAAAACATTATGAGAAAATAAACATTACTGATACGATCACTAATTACCCAATATCTATTGAACAAAGGGAGAATGAATTATATAAAATATGGAATCTATTTTCGGCATCAGAATTAATTATTACAGATAGATTACATGGAATGATATTTGCTGCAATAACATCTACTCCATGTGTTGTTTTTGGGACATATAATCACAAGTTAATTGGTCAGTATAAATGGTTAGAGCACCTGGATTATATTAGGTTTACAAAGTGTGATGAAAGTGAGATAAATACTGCAATAAAGGAACTGCAGGATATCAAAAATGTTCATTTCAATATTGATAGTAAATATTATAAAAAGATTACTGAATTAATATGA
- a CDS encoding O-antigen ligase family protein encodes MLTNRIQEQRKKIFNFEFILTIVFLFTLFYTIDGFVYGKFLLILLMSLVFLVKNKELKFDRSIFIFYLFLILVGASGIYGERNEFIIGNMITLFACFMLLIIIPLIVNNEERLEIFISFTIYFGFFLSLYVISLTDIERLLQGRYYASLVLFEKIGNRNSVAILIGIAFNFGIYKILYRHRYAYIPLISFMLMAVLLTGSRKGLLLCVIPLFINLALISLKSNIRRKILYTTLFIILTISLHFIIFKVDFLYQNIGWRIESIYSEIILNESSEESSFNVRQEMIQYGFEYFKEKPFFGYGIENYRYLYGVDSGFETYSHNNYIEILVNNGLIGFILYYSFFIIVIIKANIKRRASTIVAEKNFYTFIITILMCLLIMDVAVISYKWFPYYILLALALKGSWNKENINRSILNENN; translated from the coding sequence ATGTTAACTAATAGAATACAGGAACAACGAAAAAAAATATTTAACTTTGAATTTATCCTAACTATTGTATTTTTGTTTACATTATTTTACACAATAGATGGTTTCGTATATGGTAAATTTCTTTTAATACTTCTTATGTCTCTTGTTTTTTTGGTAAAAAATAAAGAACTGAAGTTTGATAGAAGTATTTTTATTTTCTATTTATTTTTGATCCTTGTTGGTGCATCAGGTATTTATGGGGAAAGAAATGAATTCATTATAGGTAACATGATCACATTATTTGCGTGTTTTATGTTGTTAATTATTATACCTTTAATAGTTAACAATGAAGAGAGGCTAGAAATATTTATTAGTTTTACAATTTATTTTGGATTTTTCTTAAGCTTGTACGTGATTTCTTTAACTGATATTGAGAGATTATTACAAGGAAGGTACTATGCCTCTTTAGTGTTGTTTGAAAAAATAGGTAATCGAAATTCTGTAGCGATTTTGATAGGAATTGCATTTAATTTTGGTATTTATAAAATACTATATCGGCACAGGTATGCATATATACCATTAATATCATTTATGTTGATGGCGGTCTTGTTGACTGGCTCCCGAAAGGGCCTGTTATTGTGTGTTATCCCTTTATTCATTAATTTAGCGTTAATATCACTTAAATCAAATATTAGAAGGAAAATTTTGTATACTACTTTATTTATCATTTTAACTATTTCATTACACTTTATTATATTTAAGGTTGATTTTTTATATCAAAATATTGGTTGGAGAATTGAAAGTATATATTCTGAAATAATACTAAATGAGTCAAGCGAAGAAAGCTCTTTTAATGTTAGGCAAGAAATGATCCAATATGGGTTTGAGTACTTTAAAGAAAAACCTTTTTTTGGGTATGGAATAGAAAATTACAGATATCTATACGGTGTTGACAGTGGATTTGAGACATATTCACATAATAACTATATTGAAATATTGGTTAATAACGGGCTGATTGGATTTATTTTATATTATTCGTTTTTCATAATAGTTATTATCAAGGCTAACATTAAACGAAGAGCTTCTACAATAGTCGCAGAAAAAAACTTTTATACTTTTATAATAACCATTCTAATGTGCTTACTTATAATGGACGTAGCAGTAATTAGTTACAAGTGGTTTCCTTATTATATATTATTGGCATTAGCCTTAAAAGGAAGTTGGAATAAAGAAAATATAAATAGGAGTATCCTAAATGAAAATAACTGA
- a CDS encoding ATP-grasp fold amidoligase family protein, which translates to MKITENLTKVINNPYKILSYFGERGMLKTLPDNLYLKLLFRARLGKELNLRNPNTFNEKLQWLKIYDRNPKYTTLVDKYEVRKHVSNTIGKEYLIPLLGVYDKVDEIDITTLPNEFVLKCTHDSGGIVICKNKNNFDVELAREKLRRSINKNYFYQYREWPYKNVNPKIVCEKYMVDESGKELKDYKIFCFNGEPKIIQVDFNRFTGHTRNLYDTNWNYLPTSFQYPTNPDIVINKPNRLAEMIKLARILAEGLTFVRIDFYSINDRIFFGEITFYPESGFGNFYPNTLGVEMGEWIKLSKIN; encoded by the coding sequence ATGAAAATAACTGAGAATTTAACAAAAGTAATTAATAATCCATATAAAATATTATCTTATTTTGGCGAAAGAGGTATGTTAAAAACACTACCTGACAATCTCTATCTTAAATTATTATTTCGTGCTAGGTTAGGAAAAGAATTAAACTTAAGAAATCCAAATACATTTAACGAAAAACTGCAGTGGTTAAAAATATACGACCGTAACCCTAAATATACAACATTGGTAGATAAGTATGAGGTTAGAAAACATGTATCAAATACTATTGGAAAGGAGTATTTGATACCTTTGTTAGGAGTGTATGATAAGGTAGATGAAATAGATATTACTACATTACCAAATGAGTTTGTTTTGAAATGTACTCATGATTCTGGGGGTATAGTGATTTGTAAAAATAAAAATAACTTTGATGTTGAATTAGCAAGGGAAAAATTGAGACGTAGTATAAATAAAAATTATTTTTATCAATACAGAGAATGGCCATACAAAAATGTTAACCCAAAAATAGTATGTGAGAAATACATGGTTGATGAATCTGGTAAGGAATTAAAAGACTACAAAATATTTTGTTTTAACGGGGAACCTAAAATAATACAAGTTGATTTTAACCGTTTTACTGGACATACGAGAAATTTGTACGATACCAATTGGAATTATTTACCTACCTCATTTCAATATCCAACAAACCCAGACATAGTTATAAATAAACCTAATAGACTAGCTGAAATGATTAAATTAGCTAGAATCTTAGCTGAAGGGTTAACTTTTGTAAGAATAGATTTCTATTCTATTAATGATCGAATTTTCTTTGGTGAAATCACCTTCTATCCTGAATCGGGTTTTGGGAATTTCTATCCAAATACCTTAGGTGTTGAAATGGGAGAGTGGATAAAGTTATCTAAAATTAATTAA
- a CDS encoding glycosyltransferase family 2 protein translates to MLVSFIVVALNAGDKLNSLIEDIKKQDYDHGNIEVIFVDGNSTDNTKEVMTCLQNSSHDFNRVCVLDNPKKTLPCGWNIALKESKGDIILRVDAHSSIPTNFIKNNVECLKTGEKIVGGHRISIIDEKSSWQKTLLIAETSLFGSGIASYRRTKEKNYVSTLAHAAYSIEVFQKVGGYDERLARTEDNEIHYRMKVAGYKFLLNPKIQSFHHARNTFSKMLKQKFLNGYWIGLTLGISPKCFSTYHFVPLLFVLAIIFGIGLGLYGITLPITVLASIYFSFNILNTAASTLGKKFEVSYLLLPFLFLLLHVYYGIGTLWGIIKLPLWKEKSVKFEPPNIIR, encoded by the coding sequence ATGCTAGTTTCATTTATAGTTGTAGCACTTAATGCAGGTGATAAACTTAATAGTTTAATAGAAGATATAAAAAAACAAGACTATGACCATGGGAATATAGAAGTTATATTTGTTGACGGCAATTCTACTGATAACACTAAGGAAGTGATGACTTGTCTTCAAAATTCAAGTCATGACTTTAATAGAGTTTGCGTGTTAGACAATCCCAAAAAGACATTACCATGCGGATGGAATATAGCCTTAAAAGAAAGTAAAGGAGATATTATCTTAAGAGTAGATGCCCATTCTTCCATTCCAACAAACTTTATCAAAAACAATGTCGAGTGTCTTAAAACAGGTGAAAAAATTGTTGGTGGGCATAGAATTAGTATTATTGATGAAAAAAGTTCATGGCAGAAAACACTCCTGATAGCTGAAACATCTTTATTTGGTAGTGGAATAGCTAGTTATAGAAGAACTAAAGAAAAAAATTATGTCAGTACTTTGGCACACGCGGCTTATTCTATAGAAGTCTTTCAAAAAGTCGGCGGATATGATGAAAGATTAGCTAGAACTGAAGACAATGAAATACACTACCGTATGAAAGTAGCTGGGTATAAATTTTTACTGAACCCTAAAATACAGTCATTTCACCATGCCAGAAATACATTTTCAAAAATGTTAAAACAGAAGTTCTTAAATGGATACTGGATAGGTCTAACCCTGGGTATTTCTCCTAAATGTTTCTCAACTTATCACTTTGTGCCATTATTATTCGTACTAGCTATAATTTTTGGAATTGGTTTAGGACTATATGGAATTACATTACCAATAACAGTGTTGGCAAGTATATACTTTTCTTTTAATATTCTAAATACTGCAGCTTCTACATTAGGTAAAAAGTTTGAGGTAAGTTATCTATTACTTCCGTTTTTATTTTTATTATTACACGTTTATTATGGCATAGGTACGCTATGGGGAATCATAAAGTTGCCGTTATGGAAGGAAAAAAGCGTAAAGTTTGAACCCCCAAACATTATCAGGTAA
- a CDS encoding glycosyltransferase family 1 protein: MGKIKVLHVLAQRPKGGIGTFLKNMQANIDTSKVQFDYIICDSDETGEFDTFVEKFGSKVHILSPLKSNKIFRYISEVDTFFKTNGSEYDIVHGHLSSLGVIYLSIASKYGIKHRVIHSHATRLSDKRLNEFRNFFTELPLKKAANIYFACSKKAGEHKFGKKNMDNNKVHIINNAVDVNKYRFDTEKRVKLRKELNLEDKIVIGNVGRLSNQKNLLFLIDVFHRIYDKDKKAVLMLIGDGELFTTLKNKVDSLGLKNAVLFLGKRSDVDKLLQAMDVFVMTSLYEGFPLVGVEAQCSGLPCVFSNTITKEIKVTDGCEFLSLKETKELWASKILNLVRENSGRNQAYKLVANAGYDIKKEAEKLQRLYHKIMEKN, encoded by the coding sequence ATGGGTAAAATAAAAGTATTGCATGTATTAGCACAAAGGCCTAAAGGTGGTATAGGTACTTTTCTAAAAAACATGCAGGCTAATATAGATACATCTAAGGTACAATTTGATTATATAATTTGTGATTCAGATGAAACTGGAGAATTCGATACTTTTGTAGAAAAATTTGGATCTAAAGTCCATATCTTATCTCCGTTAAAATCTAATAAAATATTCCGTTATATATCAGAAGTTGACACTTTTTTCAAGACTAATGGTAGTGAATACGATATAGTTCATGGACATCTCTCAAGCCTCGGAGTAATTTATTTAAGTATAGCTAGCAAATATGGCATAAAACATAGAGTGATTCACTCTCATGCAACTAGGCTATCAGATAAAAGGTTAAATGAGTTTAGAAATTTTTTTACTGAACTACCTTTGAAAAAGGCTGCTAATATATACTTCGCATGCTCCAAAAAAGCTGGAGAACATAAATTTGGGAAAAAGAATATGGATAATAATAAAGTCCATATTATTAATAATGCTGTAGATGTCAATAAATACAGATTTGATACAGAAAAAAGAGTTAAATTAAGAAAAGAATTGAATTTAGAAGATAAGATAGTTATTGGTAATGTGGGAAGGCTATCTAATCAAAAGAATCTATTATTTTTAATTGATGTATTTCATCGAATCTATGATAAAGACAAAAAAGCAGTTCTAATGTTAATTGGAGATGGTGAGCTATTTACCACTTTAAAAAATAAAGTTGACTCACTAGGGTTAAAAAATGCAGTATTATTTCTAGGTAAAAGAAGTGATGTTGATAAATTACTACAAGCTATGGATGTCTTTGTGATGACTTCTTTATATGAAGGTTTTCCTTTAGTCGGGGTTGAGGCACAGTGTTCTGGGCTTCCTTGTGTATTTTCCAACACAATTACTAAAGAGATAAAGGTTACTGATGGTTGTGAATTTCTCTCATTAAAAGAAACGAAAGAATTATGGGCCTCTAAAATTCTAAACCTTGTTCGTGAGAACTCAGGTAGAAATCAGGCATATAAGTTAGTAGCGAATGCTGGTTATGATATAAAAAAAGAGGCAGAAAAATTGCAAAGGTTATATCATAAGATTATGGAAAAAAATTAA